Proteins encoded in a region of the Lathamus discolor isolate bLatDis1 chromosome Z, bLatDis1.hap1, whole genome shotgun sequence genome:
- the LOC136004634 gene encoding interferon-like: protein MPAPATAQPRLGRGAPALLLLLTALATGLACHHRPARDDTFPWRSLQLLQAMAPSPTPPCQHQQAPLFPDTLLHITHPQQAAATALRILQHLFHTLASPSTPQHWHNQPRHQLLNSLQHRIQRLQHCLPHDATLFPGQGPRNPLLSINKYFRHIQDFLRAHNHSACAWDHVRLEARLCFQHLHNLTRTVRN, encoded by the coding sequence ATGCCTGCGCCCGCAACCGCACAGCCCCGCCTGGGCCGCGGCGCCCCGgcgctcctgctcctcctcacgGCTCTCGCCACCGGCCTCGCCTGCCACCACCGGCCTGCCCGCGATGACACCTTCCCCTGGCgcagcctccagctcctccaggccaTGGCTCCCAGCCCCACGCCGCCCTGCCAACACCAGCAGGCGCCCCTCTTCCCCGACACCCTCCTGCACATCACCCACCCGCAGCAAGCCGCCGCCACCGCCCTCCGCATCCTCCAGCACCTCTTCCACACCCTcgccagccccagcaccccccagCACTGGCACAACCAGCCACGGCACCAGCTCCTCAACAGCCTCCAGCACCGCATCCAGCgcctccagcactgcctgccgCACGACGCCACGCTCTTCCCGGGACAAGGGCCCCGCAACCCGCTGCTCTCCATCAACAAATACTTCCGACACATCCAGGACTTCCTGCGCGCACACAACCACAGCGCCTGCGCCTGGGACCACGTCCGCCTCGAAGCTcgcctctgcttccagcacctGCACAACCTCACCCGCACCGTGCGCAATTAG
- the LOC136005337 gene encoding interferon-like, producing MPAPATAQPRLGRGAPALLLLLTALATGLACHHRPARDDTFPWRSLQLLQAMAPSPTPPCQHQQAPLFPDTLLHITHPQQAAATALRILQHLFHTLASPSTPQHWHNQPRHQLLNSLNHYVHHLEHCLSGNVRRFQSRGPHNLLLKINKYIHGIKGYLRAHNYSTCAWDHVRLEAHTLFQHLDKLFRQMKI from the coding sequence ATGCCTGCGCCCGCAACCGCACAGCCCCGCCTGGGCCGCGGCGCCCCGgcgctcctgctcctcctcacgGCTCTCGCCACCGGCCTCGCCTGCCACCACCGGCCTGCCCGCGATGACACCTTCCCCTGGCgcagcctccagctcctccaggccaTGGCTCCCAGCCCCACGCCGCCCTGCCAACACCAGCAGGCGCCCCTCTTCCCCGACACCCTCCTGCACATCACCCACCCGCAGCAAGCCGCTGCCACCGCCCTCCGCATCCTCCAGCACCTCTTCCACACCCTcgccagccccagcaccccccagCACTGGCACAACCAGCCACGGCACCAGCTCCTCAACAGCCTCAATCATTACGTCCACCACCTGGAGCACTGCCTGTCAGGCAATGTCAGACGCTTCCAAAGCCGAGGACCCCACAACCTGCTGCTCAAGATCAACAAATACATCCATGGCATCAAGGGCTACCTCCGTGCCCACAACTACAGCACCTGCGCCTGGGACCACGTTCGCCTTGAAGCTCACACCTTGTTCCAACACTTGGACAAACTCTTCCGGCAAATGAAGATCTGA